A single region of the Sulfurospirillum arsenophilum NBRC 109478 genome encodes:
- a CDS encoding response regulator transcription factor, with the protein MKQTILIIEDEEDLLELLEYHLQKEGYETLGFLNTKNVEKCLQEEPIDLLIVDRNLPGIEGSEFVEALRKKGFTQAVIFVTAKDSDTHIEEGFLRGCDDYVTKPYNMKELLLRIKAILSRTSPVSKSMLSYRDLSLDLEAHRLSVNAKEVELTKLEFDLLRTMIENKNAVLSREFLLEHVWKNDEFFQDKTVNVAINRLKQKIDPTKEKEYIKSIWGVGYSLC; encoded by the coding sequence ATGAAACAGACTATTTTAATCATTGAAGATGAAGAAGACCTACTGGAACTCTTAGAGTACCACCTTCAAAAAGAGGGGTATGAGACACTGGGGTTTTTAAACACCAAAAATGTCGAAAAGTGTCTTCAAGAAGAGCCAATCGATCTTCTCATCGTTGACCGTAATTTACCAGGTATTGAAGGAAGTGAATTTGTTGAGGCTTTGCGTAAAAAAGGGTTTACACAAGCTGTTATTTTTGTAACCGCCAAAGACAGCGATACGCATATTGAAGAGGGGTTTTTAAGAGGCTGTGATGACTATGTCACGAAACCTTACAATATGAAAGAGCTTTTACTGCGCATTAAAGCCATTCTCTCTCGCACATCGCCTGTGAGTAAAAGTATGCTCTCTTACCGCGATCTTTCACTTGACCTTGAAGCCCACCGCTTGTCCGTCAACGCCAAAGAGGTAGAACTGACAAAATTAGAGTTTGATCTTCTGCGCACAATGATCGAAAATAAAAACGCGGTCTTAAGCCGTGAATTTTTACTCGAACATGTCTGGAAAAATGATGAGTTTTTCCAAGACAAAACCGTCAATGTTGCCATCAACCGCCTCAAACAAAAGATAGATCCCACCAAAGAGAAAGAGTACATCAAGTCCATCTGGGGAGTAGGATACAGCTTATGCTAA
- a CDS encoding methyl-accepting chemotaxis protein — protein MLQTIRAKLIALFIIILIGILCLGYLLIANTSNAELAVKKVQVIEKITRDTAELLMHSRGYQITFVPMFMEKSIEAERTLAKHLIELQPLLSTERENALFKEIKTGVDAFAESTLPRFELLTKYKKATDTPEFLATNDGKKFTELTNKGRDGFIIIAKKGDELSKAIEEEAKASLAHARQLGILLSLVVLVVTNLFFWYVASHIKKSLQLATKECEYIGSTKDLTHSIATEGNDEISAVMQTVNALLAQLRTAIDDAKRTAMENAAVAEELSSTSMEIGKRTEETAHEVDEAVKTTHSVTTILHNSEDTATQAGNVMQSVSNELNTASKEVLSVSSDLQGIVINQTDLSSRLEHLDQEVAQVQQVLSVISDIAEQTNLLALNAAIEAARAGEHGRGFAVVADEVRKLAERTQKSLVESNATVAVITQSVATASEIMKKSAHDLQALGHRADTTQGLMLQTVDNMKETASIAKSAAKDAQEGSHQAVVMRERIDTIFQLSSTNARSVQEIASAAEHLSKLSSNLNHSLSIFKTL, from the coding sequence GCGCGATACGGCTGAACTTTTAATGCACTCACGCGGTTATCAAATTACATTTGTACCAATGTTCATGGAAAAATCCATCGAAGCAGAAAGAACCCTTGCAAAACATCTAATTGAATTGCAACCTTTATTAAGCACCGAACGGGAAAATGCTCTTTTTAAAGAGATTAAAACAGGCGTTGATGCCTTTGCCGAATCGACACTTCCTCGTTTTGAACTTCTTACCAAATACAAAAAAGCAACCGATACTCCAGAGTTTTTAGCCACCAATGATGGTAAAAAATTTACGGAACTTACCAATAAAGGTCGAGATGGTTTTATCATTATCGCTAAAAAAGGCGATGAGCTCTCTAAAGCGATCGAAGAAGAAGCAAAAGCCTCTTTAGCACATGCACGTCAACTTGGTATTCTTCTCTCATTAGTTGTTTTAGTTGTTACCAATCTCTTTTTCTGGTATGTTGCTTCTCATATTAAAAAATCCTTACAACTTGCAACCAAAGAGTGTGAATATATAGGCTCTACAAAAGATTTAACACACTCCATTGCAACCGAGGGAAATGATGAAATCTCAGCTGTAATGCAAACAGTCAATGCCTTGCTTGCTCAGCTTCGCACCGCCATTGACGATGCAAAACGTACCGCTATGGAAAATGCAGCCGTTGCAGAAGAGCTCTCTTCCACTTCTATGGAAATTGGCAAACGTACCGAAGAAACAGCGCATGAAGTGGATGAAGCGGTTAAAACAACACATAGCGTAACAACCATCTTACATAACAGTGAAGACACAGCAACTCAAGCGGGTAATGTTATGCAAAGTGTCTCCAACGAGCTCAATACCGCATCAAAAGAAGTACTCTCCGTCTCTTCTGACTTACAAGGTATCGTTATCAATCAAACAGACCTCTCTTCTCGCCTTGAGCATCTCGACCAAGAGGTGGCACAAGTCCAACAAGTCTTATCGGTCATCAGTGATATTGCAGAACAAACCAATCTTTTAGCACTTAACGCTGCCATTGAAGCGGCACGCGCGGGTGAACATGGACGAGGATTCGCCGTCGTTGCCGATGAAGTACGAAAACTCGCTGAACGTACCCAAAAAAGCCTTGTGGAGAGTAACGCTACCGTTGCTGTCATCACCCAATCGGTTGCGACGGCTTCAGAGATTATGAAAAAAAGTGCCCATGATTTACAAGCATTGGGTCACAGAGCTGATACCACCCAAGGTTTAATGCTACAAACCGTTGACAATATGAAAGAAACAGCATCCATAGCTAAATCAGCAGCGAAAGATGCACAAGAAGGAAGTCATCAAGCAGTTGTTATGAGAGAGCGTATCGACACCATTTTTCAACTCTCTTCAACGAATGCACGCAGTGTGCAAGAGATCGCTTCAGCTGCAGAGCATCTCTCTAAACTCTCTTCAAATCTTAATCACTCGCTTTCAATTTTTAAAACGCTCTAA
- a CDS encoding lysophospholipid acyltransferase family protein: MVDVEKTLSLKYPSIVYYPSMVRNFVVYLLKKLLHQDEINDFMVHGEAYRGFDFVEAVLEYFNFGYTVSNKDKANIPSSGRIIIIANHPLGALDALALISLIKEIRSDVKVLANDVLMQIEPLNNLLIPIDNLTGSTAKESIKKVYDALENDEALIVFPSGEVSRAHPTGIKDAKWKKGFLKFAQKSNSPILPVFIDAKNSPLFYTLSMINKKLSTFLLASEMFKKRSKVISFKIGEMITYKTLQKSDLGDTTLINLLKKHLYKISKGKKGIFATQTAIAHPEERKAIRAELKKSTLLGQTSDGKKIYLYEYESGSILMKEIGRLREFTFRKVEEGTGGKRDVDAFDKHYKHIVLWDDEELEVVGAYRIGEANYISEYFGVDGFYSQTLFEFTPEFEPYLHNSIELGRSFVQPRYWGTRALDYLWQGIGAYLFNNPHIRYMYGPVSLSDVYPKIAKNLIITFYSLYFTSPKTLVSARNGFFMSRVEREEAQAFFKGNDYKEDFATLKEQLSHMDLSVPTLYKQYTELCEEGGICFLDFNIDKEFANCVDSFILVDITKIKEAKKTRYIKGAA, translated from the coding sequence ATGGTAGATGTGGAAAAAACGTTAAGCCTTAAGTATCCGAGTATTGTTTATTATCCAAGTATGGTGAGAAATTTCGTTGTTTATCTGCTCAAAAAATTACTGCACCAAGATGAGATCAACGATTTTATGGTTCACGGTGAGGCGTACCGTGGTTTTGATTTTGTTGAAGCGGTGTTAGAGTATTTCAATTTTGGCTATACGGTTTCCAATAAAGACAAAGCCAATATCCCTTCCTCTGGGCGTATCATCATCATCGCCAATCACCCTTTGGGTGCGCTTGACGCCCTGGCTCTTATCTCGCTCATCAAAGAGATACGCAGTGATGTTAAAGTACTTGCCAACGATGTTTTGATGCAGATAGAGCCTCTAAACAATCTTCTCATCCCTATCGATAATCTGACAGGATCAACGGCGAAGGAGTCGATCAAAAAGGTGTATGATGCTTTGGAAAATGATGAAGCACTCATCGTCTTTCCCTCAGGTGAAGTCTCCCGCGCCCATCCTACAGGCATCAAAGATGCGAAGTGGAAAAAAGGGTTTTTAAAATTTGCTCAAAAGAGTAACTCGCCCATTTTACCGGTCTTCATTGATGCTAAAAATTCACCGCTCTTTTACACGCTCTCGATGATTAACAAAAAGCTTTCTACGTTTTTACTGGCCAGTGAGATGTTCAAAAAACGCTCCAAAGTCATTAGTTTTAAAATCGGTGAGATGATTACCTATAAGACGCTTCAAAAAAGTGATCTGGGCGATACAACGCTTATCAACCTTTTGAAAAAACATCTCTATAAGATTAGTAAAGGCAAAAAAGGTATCTTTGCGACGCAAACGGCGATTGCTCATCCTGAGGAGCGCAAAGCGATAAGGGCTGAGCTTAAAAAATCGACGCTTTTGGGGCAGACAAGTGATGGTAAAAAGATCTATCTGTATGAGTACGAAAGCGGTTCCATTTTGATGAAAGAGATCGGACGTCTGCGAGAATTCACGTTTCGTAAAGTGGAAGAGGGTACGGGTGGAAAACGTGATGTGGATGCGTTTGATAAGCACTATAAACACATTGTCCTTTGGGATGATGAAGAGCTGGAAGTCGTGGGCGCGTACCGCATTGGTGAGGCCAATTACATCAGTGAATATTTTGGGGTGGATGGATTTTATTCGCAAACACTTTTTGAATTTACCCCTGAGTTTGAGCCGTACTTGCACAACTCCATCGAGCTAGGACGTAGCTTTGTTCAACCGCGTTACTGGGGAACGAGGGCGCTGGATTACCTCTGGCAGGGCATTGGGGCATATCTGTTTAATAATCCCCATATCCGCTACATGTACGGACCTGTGAGTCTCAGTGATGTTTACCCGAAGATTGCTAAAAATCTTATTATCACCTTTTACTCGCTTTATTTCACCTCACCCAAAACACTGGTGAGTGCGCGCAATGGCTTTTTTATGAGTAGGGTTGAACGTGAAGAAGCGCAGGCATTTTTTAAAGGCAATGACTATAAAGAGGATTTCGCCACTCTCAAAGAGCAACTCTCCCATATGGATCTAAGCGTGCCAACACTTTACAAACAGTACACAGAGCTGTGCGAAGAGGGTGGCATCTGCTTTTTAGATTTTAACATCGACAAAGAGTTCGCCAATTGTGTGGATAGCTTTATTTTAGTGGATATTACTAAAATCAAAGAGGCAAAAAAAACAAGATACATTAAAGGGGCTGCGTAA
- a CDS encoding phosphate signaling complex PhoU family protein, with protein MLQKYEESLIEIKKMLLGLGSEIIMASEKALSGMESLDVTRFESARTLLKNIEAQANAIDNEIVVTLALFGPEAKDLRKMVAYLKITNELVKIAENIRSFSKRMVGHLQGDVPFVSLHEYSSHLCRTSVQAVKLAIGTIDIGDKETLEDTYRKVKVEESKSDDLYTILEKNILSDLTKTIDQSADFIQILSTMRKLERMADRSVNIVQLMIFSRVGGEMKTY; from the coding sequence ATGCTTCAAAAATATGAAGAGAGCCTCATCGAAATCAAAAAAATGCTTTTGGGGCTCGGATCTGAGATTATCATGGCGAGTGAAAAAGCACTCAGTGGTATGGAGAGTTTAGATGTAACACGCTTTGAATCTGCTCGTACACTGCTTAAAAATATTGAGGCTCAGGCCAACGCCATTGACAATGAAATCGTTGTAACACTTGCTCTTTTTGGTCCTGAAGCAAAAGACCTTCGTAAAATGGTTGCGTATCTCAAAATTACCAATGAGCTTGTCAAAATTGCTGAAAATATCCGTAGCTTTTCCAAACGTATGGTCGGTCATCTTCAAGGTGATGTTCCTTTCGTTTCGTTGCATGAGTACTCTTCTCATCTTTGTAGAACATCGGTTCAAGCTGTTAAATTGGCAATTGGGACGATTGATATAGGCGATAAAGAGACGCTTGAAGATACGTACCGTAAAGTCAAAGTAGAAGAGAGTAAAAGCGATGATCTCTACACGATCTTGGAAAAAAATATCTTAAGTGACCTTACTAAAACCATTGATCAATCGGCTGATTTTATTCAAATCCTAAGTACCATGCGTAAATTAGAGCGTATGGCAGATCGCAGTGTGAACATCGTCCAACTGATGATTTTTTCACGTGTTGGCGGAGAGATGAAGACTTATTAG
- a CDS encoding dioxygenase family protein: MSQRMPSLFIGHGSPMNLILENSFTEALEALSKELPTPKAILVISAHWYTNQTAVSMSSGIAYETLYDFYGFPPALYELSYKSPSNNTLSKRIATLLDAPLVERGLDHGAWMPLLYLFPKASIPVIQLSINKNLPLSLHVKIGEQLQVLREEGIMIIGSGNLTHNLGLVDFYNINAPAVEWAKNVDSFIDKAFTCNDIESLIRIEEQCPDFKTAHPSIDHYLPLLYIAGTRHENDTLKTLTPFFQNASLSMKGFMYTS, translated from the coding sequence ATGAGCCAACGCATGCCAAGCCTTTTTATAGGGCATGGCTCTCCCATGAACTTGATCTTGGAAAACAGTTTCACAGAAGCATTGGAAGCGCTCTCCAAAGAGCTTCCAACACCTAAAGCCATTCTTGTCATCTCAGCACACTGGTACACCAACCAAACCGCTGTGAGCATGAGCTCAGGCATTGCGTACGAAACGTTGTATGATTTTTACGGTTTCCCTCCAGCATTGTACGAACTCAGCTATAAATCACCTAGCAACAATACGCTTTCCAAGCGCATAGCAACACTTTTGGATGCGCCCTTGGTGGAACGGGGCTTAGACCATGGTGCGTGGATGCCTCTTTTGTACCTCTTTCCAAAAGCTAGCATTCCTGTTATCCAACTGAGCATTAATAAGAACCTTCCACTCTCTTTACATGTAAAGATAGGTGAGCAACTGCAAGTGCTCAGAGAAGAAGGAATTATGATTATTGGAAGTGGAAACCTAACGCATAATTTAGGGCTTGTTGATTTTTACAACATCAATGCGCCTGCTGTAGAATGGGCTAAAAATGTCGATAGCTTTATTGATAAAGCCTTTACATGTAATGACATCGAAAGCCTTATTCGAATCGAAGAGCAATGCCCTGATTTTAAAACAGCGCATCCTTCCATCGATCACTATTTACCCTTACTTTACATTGCAGGGACGAGACATGAAAACGATACACTCAAAACCCTCACACCGTTTTTTCAAAATGCCTCTTTAAGTATGAAAGGGTTTATGTACACGTCATAA